The Deltaproteobacteria bacterium genome includes a region encoding these proteins:
- a CDS encoding glucosaminidase domain-containing protein → MESKETKNFSNIRKSILIGMFIVIVFMTCLVCKYSDCFNLQSTQAKTINVSSTQELTNTLEKYNMLNNIHKQKPFIIIKRVPKDISSIDDVELREKFFIRILTPAAMVALSEVRKERNTLINILKKMNNQKIVDVNLDSMDKNDRVFLRVIVKKYRSNDSSELLKRIDEVPLNLILAQGAIESNWGRSRFAIQGNNLFGMWTYKHRGIKPKKSKLEDNHKVARYPSILDSVRAYIYNLNVGWAYRDFREARVKTKDAIELANYLSKYSKRGQLYIKDVKALSRRLNKQYAIDKSASYANLFN, encoded by the coding sequence ATGGAAAGTAAAGAGACTAAGAATTTTTCAAATATCAGGAAAAGCATTTTAATAGGGATGTTTATCGTAATTGTATTTATGACATGTTTGGTATGTAAATATAGCGATTGCTTCAACTTGCAAAGTACTCAAGCTAAGACCATTAATGTTAGTTCCACTCAGGAGTTGACGAACACCCTGGAAAAATACAACATGTTGAACAATATTCATAAACAGAAACCTTTTATAATAATCAAAAGAGTTCCGAAAGATATTAGCAGCATAGATGATGTTGAGTTAAGGGAAAAATTTTTTATACGCATTCTTACACCTGCCGCTATGGTTGCGCTATCAGAAGTAAGAAAAGAAAGGAACACTCTGATAAATATTCTTAAGAAGATGAATAACCAGAAAATCGTAGATGTCAATTTAGACTCCATGGACAAAAATGACAGGGTTTTTTTAAGGGTTATTGTAAAGAAATATCGTTCTAACGACTCTTCGGAACTTCTGAAAAGGATAGATGAAGTCCCGCTGAATCTCATTCTTGCTCAAGGAGCAATAGAATCAAATTGGGGAAGATCAAGATTTGCTATTCAAGGCAACAATCTGTTTGGTATGTGGACCTACAAACATAGGGGTATCAAACCTAAAAAATCTAAGCTTGAAGATAACCACAAAGTGGCAAGATATCCTTCTATTTTAGATTCTGTAAGGGCTTATATATATAATCTAAATGTAGGCTGGGCATATAGAGATTTTAGAGAGGCGAGGGTAAAGACTAAGGATGCAATAGAGCTTGCAAATTACCTATCAAAATATTCTAAGAGGGGACAGCTATATATCAAGGATGTCAAAGCCTTAAGCAGAAGATTGAATAAGCAATATGCTATAGATAAATCAGCATCATATGCCAATTTATTTAATTAG